A region from the Lysobacter sp. BMK333-48F3 genome encodes:
- the pstS gene encoding phosphate ABC transporter substrate-binding protein PstS, which translates to MASALAVTAQAADVTGAGASFVYPVMSKWSADYAKTTGKKVNYQSIGSGGGIAQIKAATVDFGSSDAPLKPEELAKFGLAQFPSVIGGVVPVVNVPGVASGAMKLDGETLANIFLGKVTMWNDPAIVALNGGLKLPAKKITVVHRSDGSGTTFNFVNYLSKVSGEWKSSVGEGTAVKWPTGIGGKGNEGVAAYVKQIQGGIGYVELSYALQNKMAYSRLKNADGKYVLPTDETFSAAAASAQWATAKDFYLVMTNAPGENSWPITATNFILMYKQPKNAAGAKNAKEFFRWVYANGDAQAKSLDYVPLPDALVKQIETYWSANMNY; encoded by the coding sequence ATGGCCAGCGCGCTCGCCGTCACCGCGCAGGCCGCCGACGTCACCGGCGCCGGCGCTTCCTTCGTCTACCCCGTGATGTCGAAGTGGTCGGCCGACTACGCCAAGACCACCGGCAAGAAGGTCAACTACCAGTCGATCGGCTCCGGCGGCGGCATCGCCCAGATCAAGGCCGCGACGGTCGATTTCGGCTCTTCCGACGCCCCGCTCAAGCCCGAGGAACTGGCCAAGTTCGGCTTGGCCCAGTTCCCGTCGGTGATCGGCGGCGTGGTGCCGGTGGTCAACGTCCCGGGCGTGGCCTCCGGCGCGATGAAGCTCGACGGCGAGACCCTCGCCAACATCTTCCTCGGCAAGGTCACGATGTGGAACGACCCGGCGATCGTCGCCCTCAACGGCGGCCTCAAGCTGCCGGCGAAGAAGATCACCGTCGTCCACCGCTCCGACGGTTCGGGCACCACCTTCAACTTCGTCAACTACCTGTCCAAGGTCAGCGGCGAGTGGAAGAGCTCGGTCGGCGAAGGCACCGCGGTCAAGTGGCCGACCGGCATCGGCGGCAAGGGCAACGAAGGCGTGGCCGCCTACGTCAAGCAGATCCAGGGCGGCATCGGCTACGTCGAGCTGTCCTACGCGCTGCAGAACAAGATGGCCTATTCGCGCCTGAAGAACGCCGACGGCAAGTACGTGCTGCCGACCGACGAGACCTTCTCCGCCGCCGCCGCGAGCGCGCAGTGGGCGACCGCCAAGGATTTCTACCTGGTCATGACCAACGCGCCGGGCGAGAACTCCTGGCCGATCACCGCGACCAACTTCATCCTGATGTACAAGCAGCCCAAGAACGCCGCCGGCGCCAAGAACGCCAAGGAATTCTTCCGCTGGGTCTACGCCAAC